The following coding sequences lie in one Niabella agricola genomic window:
- a CDS encoding GMC oxidoreductase: MKELQIKKQGKKYDVVIVGSGAGGGMAAYTLSKAGLSVCVLEAGPMYDPQKEIYQLKNPWESKRRGRSTKYRPFGDFDACYGGWEIEGEPYTKENGTEWEWFRARMLGGRTNHWGRISLRFGPRDFKGYSHDGIGADWPISYEDIKPYYDKVDQLIGIFGSVENLPNEPDGIFLPPPKPRLHELFIKKGAQKSNVPIIPSRLSILTKKLNDERGSCFFCAQCGRNCSMAKADFSASNVLIYPALKTGKLEVIANAMAREVLTNSEGIATGVSYVNKDDMLEYQVEGRVVILAASACETARLLLNSKSQRHPNGLANSSNVVGKYLQDSTGAAMGGYIPELFGRKRYNEDGVGGMHVYSPWWGDDKKLDFPRGYHIEYWGGFGQPAYGFGMGIESFNGKYPVNGKKKEAGGYGKSLKEDQRYFYGATVGMAGRGEAIAFEHNRCEIDPNVVDKYGIPVLKFNVKLSDYEVKQAKHMKETFKEIMHNMGAVITWGDDGPENNYGIDKPGYIIHEAGTARMGDDAKTSALNKWSQAHDCKNLFCVDGSQFTSQANKNITWTILALSMRASEYIIEEMKKQNL, encoded by the coding sequence ATGAAAGAATTGCAAATTAAGAAACAGGGCAAAAAATATGATGTGGTGATTGTGGGATCGGGCGCCGGTGGCGGTATGGCTGCATATACGCTGTCAAAAGCCGGATTGAGTGTATGTGTGCTGGAGGCAGGCCCTATGTACGACCCTCAAAAAGAAATCTATCAGTTGAAAAACCCCTGGGAATCAAAACGCAGGGGCCGCTCTACAAAATACCGCCCGTTTGGTGATTTTGACGCCTGTTATGGCGGATGGGAGATTGAAGGCGAACCTTACACCAAAGAGAACGGAACAGAGTGGGAATGGTTCCGGGCCCGCATGCTTGGAGGCCGCACCAACCACTGGGGGCGTATCTCCCTTCGTTTCGGTCCAAGGGATTTTAAAGGCTACAGCCACGATGGTATTGGAGCCGACTGGCCCATCAGCTATGAGGATATCAAACCCTATTATGACAAAGTAGATCAGCTGATCGGGATCTTCGGCAGCGTGGAAAACCTGCCCAACGAACCGGACGGTATCTTTCTGCCACCACCCAAACCCCGCCTTCATGAGCTTTTTATAAAAAAAGGCGCACAGAAATCAAACGTGCCCATCATCCCTTCACGCCTTTCCATCCTTACCAAAAAACTAAACGATGAGCGGGGCTCCTGTTTCTTCTGTGCCCAATGCGGCCGGAACTGCAGTATGGCCAAGGCCGACTTCTCCGCTTCAAATGTATTGATCTATCCCGCATTAAAAACCGGGAAGCTCGAAGTGATCGCCAACGCCATGGCCCGTGAGGTGTTGACCAACTCCGAGGGCATTGCAACCGGTGTTTCCTACGTAAACAAGGATGATATGCTGGAATACCAGGTAGAAGGACGGGTGGTGATCCTGGCGGCCAGTGCCTGCGAAACGGCCCGGCTCCTGCTGAACTCCAAATCGCAACGTCATCCCAACGGGCTGGCCAACAGCAGCAATGTGGTAGGCAAATACCTGCAGGACAGTACGGGCGCGGCCATGGGCGGATATATTCCGGAACTCTTTGGCCGGAAGCGGTATAATGAAGATGGTGTGGGCGGCATGCACGTATATTCACCCTGGTGGGGCGACGATAAAAAACTGGACTTTCCAAGGGGTTATCATATCGAGTACTGGGGCGGCTTCGGTCAGCCCGCCTACGGGTTTGGCATGGGCATCGAATCCTTCAATGGCAAATACCCGGTAAACGGCAAGAAAAAAGAAGCCGGGGGCTACGGGAAATCGTTAAAAGAGGATCAGCGTTATTTTTATGGCGCTACCGTAGGTATGGCCGGGCGCGGAGAAGCGATTGCTTTTGAGCATAACCGCTGCGAGATTGACCCGAATGTAGTGGATAAATATGGCATCCCCGTGTTGAAGTTTAATGTGAAGCTCAGCGATTATGAAGTTAAGCAGGCCAAGCACATGAAAGAAACCTTTAAGGAAATCATGCATAATATGGGTGCCGTGATCACCTGGGGAGACGATGGCCCGGAAAATAATTACGGCATTGATAAACCGGGGTATATCATTCATGAAGCAGGAACTGCACGCATGGGTGATGACGCCAAAACTTCGGCCCTTAATAAATGGAGCCAGGCCCATGATTGTAAAAACCTCTTCTGTGTAGACGGAAGCCAGTTTACCTCACAGGCCAATAAGAACATCACCTGGACGATCCTGGCATTGAGCATGCGGGCCAGCGAATACATTATCGAGGAAATGAAAAAACAGAATTTGTAG
- a CDS encoding gluconate 2-dehydrogenase subunit 3 family protein: protein MKRRDSLKYIAAGALATGTLAIGCKTEEKKNDTAAAAPDKKTGLHRYEDEKAHEEDVDKMPDFFNAHEMATITVLADIIIPKDEVSGSASDAKVPDFIHFTVKDQPRLQTPLRGGLRWLDVQCLNKFGKPFKDCSAEQQIQLVDLIAYPDRAKDKPELSQGVAFFKQMRDLTCTGFYTSEIGIKDIGYAGNKPNQWNGVPDDVLKQYGLAYTEKELKECVSFS from the coding sequence ATGAAAAGACGTGATTCACTCAAATATATAGCCGCCGGTGCCCTGGCAACCGGAACCCTGGCCATTGGTTGTAAAACCGAAGAGAAGAAAAACGATACCGCTGCCGCGGCGCCCGACAAGAAAACCGGGCTTCACCGGTACGAGGATGAAAAAGCGCATGAAGAAGACGTAGATAAAATGCCCGATTTTTTCAACGCACACGAAATGGCCACTATTACCGTTTTGGCCGATATCATCATTCCCAAAGACGAAGTAAGCGGCAGCGCCAGCGATGCAAAAGTGCCAGACTTCATCCATTTCACCGTAAAGGATCAGCCCAGGCTGCAAACGCCCCTGCGTGGAGGCCTTCGCTGGCTGGATGTGCAATGCCTGAACAAATTCGGCAAGCCTTTTAAGGATTGCAGCGCGGAGCAGCAAATTCAGCTGGTGGACCTGATCGCCTACCCCGACCGGGCAAAGGACAAACCGGAGCTGAGCCAGGGTGTAGCGTTCTTTAAGCAGATGCGCGACCTTACCTGCACCGGCTTTTATACTTCAGAGATCGGGATCAAAGACATTGGATATGCCGGCAATAAACCCAATCAATGGAACGGTGTGCCAGACGATGTATTAAAACAATACGGCCTGGCCTATACCGAAAAAGAGTTAAAAGAATGCGTCAGCTTCAGTTGA
- a CDS encoding PhzF family phenazine biosynthesis protein yields MTQRIYQVDAFTNTVFSGNPAAVCPLEYWLPDDLLQKIAMENNLAETAFYVPQADQFGIRWFTPTVEVDLCGHATLAAAFVLFHREEYAGTTIRFHSPRSGILTVRREETWLTLDFPADALQEVPLTEQLKSCFNEEPRLAFKGKTDYMLVFETADAITNLQPDFGAISLLDARGVIVTAPGQATDFVSRFFAPQSGIPEDPVTGSAHTSLVPYWAKLLNKKQLSALQLSERQGFLQCHYLDDRVEISGQGKLYLTGEIYLD; encoded by the coding sequence ATGACACAACGCATATACCAGGTAGATGCTTTTACCAATACGGTTTTTTCCGGTAACCCGGCCGCTGTATGCCCGCTGGAGTACTGGCTGCCGGATGATCTGCTGCAAAAGATCGCCATGGAAAACAACCTGGCCGAAACGGCGTTTTATGTACCACAGGCAGACCAGTTCGGGATCCGGTGGTTTACGCCAACCGTAGAAGTAGACCTTTGCGGCCATGCCACGCTGGCGGCTGCCTTTGTATTGTTTCACCGGGAAGAATATGCCGGCACCACTATCCGGTTCCACTCTCCCAGAAGCGGCATTTTAACGGTTAGACGCGAGGAAACATGGCTGACCCTCGATTTTCCCGCGGACGCCTTGCAAGAAGTGCCGTTGACCGAACAGCTGAAAAGCTGCTTTAATGAGGAGCCCCGCCTGGCTTTTAAAGGCAAAACCGATTACATGCTGGTATTTGAAACAGCCGATGCAATCACCAACCTGCAACCCGATTTTGGCGCTATCAGCTTACTGGATGCCCGTGGAGTGATTGTGACCGCACCGGGGCAAGCCACCGATTTTGTATCCCGCTTTTTTGCGCCGCAATCCGGCATCCCGGAAGATCCTGTTACCGGCTCTGCACATACCAGCCTGGTCCCTTATTGGGCCAAACTGCTGAACAAAAAGCAGCTCTCCGCGTTGCAACTTTCCGAACGGCAGGGCTTTTTGCAATGCCACTACCTGGATGACCGTGTGGAGATCAGCGGACAGGGAAAACTGTACCTCACCGGCGAAATCTACCTCGATTAG
- the dnaG gene encoding DNA primase, protein MISQNTIQEILARIDILDVVGEFVKLKKRGANYLGVCPFHNEKTPSFTVSPSKEIYKCFGCGKSGNTISFIMEHEKYSYVETLKWLANRYGIEVEETFASAEQKEQYQIADSLFIINNFAEQYFSRALMQSEEGRAIGLSYFKERGFREGIIEKFKLGYAPAERDAFTKEALAKQYNKDLLIKTGLVVERNGTLLDNYRGRVIFPVHNHSGKVMGFGARILKTTDKAPKYINTPENEIYIKSKILYGSYFARTAIEKADECLLVEGYTDVVSLHQAGIENVVASGGTSLTVDQLRLIKKYTNNLTIIYDGDAAGVKAALRGLDLALEESLNVKLVLIPDKEDPDSYVNKVGATAFTEFIKKNKKDFILFQLESSLTAIGDDPVKKSELVNKIAESISRINKAEDFTKQQDYIKESAAILQIDEAGLHALVNKYIRDKVTALERKAAGNTRKEASAPETEISSYDDATFDLLFKDQLQEKELARVLLEYGNRQWDENSLIAQHIFDEIDELEIEDPEVNLLIASIKQLLRNHPEQLSDKYFIYNQDKELSAFAVSLLNHPYEESERWAADFSPNTGYQRDLFKQSFEAFSQVISKGNEKDLNKYKLISEDRTNQKVASAIQYLKLKKIRRMLLQNQNDMAGPLSDHKFKELHFIHKSLKDMEREITNILGTVILH, encoded by the coding sequence GTGATTTCACAGAATACCATACAGGAGATTTTAGCCCGGATCGACATCCTGGACGTAGTAGGCGAATTTGTTAAGTTAAAGAAAAGAGGCGCCAACTACCTGGGTGTTTGTCCCTTTCATAATGAAAAGACCCCTTCCTTTACCGTATCCCCTTCCAAGGAAATTTACAAATGCTTCGGATGCGGCAAAAGCGGCAATACCATCAGCTTCATTATGGAGCATGAAAAATACAGCTATGTAGAAACCCTCAAATGGCTGGCTAACCGCTATGGAATTGAAGTGGAAGAAACCTTTGCCAGCGCGGAGCAAAAAGAACAATACCAGATCGCAGACAGTCTGTTTATCATTAATAATTTTGCCGAACAATATTTTTCACGGGCGTTAATGCAATCGGAAGAGGGCCGGGCTATCGGTCTCAGTTATTTCAAGGAGCGTGGATTCCGCGAAGGGATTATTGAAAAATTCAAACTCGGTTATGCCCCGGCCGAACGGGATGCATTTACCAAAGAAGCCCTGGCCAAACAATACAATAAAGACCTGTTGATCAAAACAGGGCTGGTGGTAGAGCGGAACGGCACCCTGCTCGACAATTACCGGGGAAGGGTGATCTTTCCCGTCCACAATCACAGCGGTAAGGTAATGGGCTTTGGCGCCCGGATTTTAAAAACCACGGATAAAGCGCCCAAATACATTAATACACCCGAGAACGAGATCTATATCAAAAGCAAGATCCTTTACGGTTCCTATTTTGCCCGCACGGCTATTGAAAAAGCAGATGAATGCCTGCTCGTGGAAGGATATACCGACGTGGTATCCCTGCACCAGGCCGGCATTGAAAACGTGGTTGCATCAGGGGGCACCTCCCTTACGGTAGACCAGCTGCGTTTGATTAAAAAGTACACCAACAACCTCACCATTATTTACGACGGGGATGCGGCCGGCGTAAAGGCCGCACTGCGGGGCCTCGACCTGGCACTGGAGGAAAGCCTCAATGTAAAGCTGGTGCTGATACCGGATAAGGAAGACCCGGACAGCTATGTAAACAAAGTAGGTGCCACTGCCTTTACGGAGTTTATCAAAAAGAACAAGAAAGACTTTATCCTGTTTCAACTGGAATCATCTTTAACGGCCATCGGCGATGACCCGGTAAAAAAATCGGAACTCGTGAATAAGATCGCCGAATCGATCAGCCGGATCAATAAAGCGGAGGATTTTACCAAACAGCAGGACTATATCAAGGAGTCTGCCGCTATTTTACAGATCGATGAAGCCGGCCTGCATGCGTTGGTTAACAAATACATCCGGGACAAAGTAACAGCCCTGGAACGCAAAGCAGCCGGCAACACCCGGAAAGAAGCTTCCGCCCCGGAAACGGAGATCAGCAGTTATGATGATGCCACTTTTGACCTGCTGTTTAAAGACCAGTTGCAGGAAAAGGAGCTGGCACGGGTGCTGCTGGAATACGGGAACCGGCAATGGGATGAAAATTCATTGATCGCCCAGCATATCTTTGATGAAATCGACGAACTGGAGATTGAAGACCCTGAAGTAAATCTTTTGATTGCATCCATTAAACAGTTGCTGCGTAACCATCCTGAACAACTGAGCGATAAATATTTTATCTACAACCAGGATAAAGAACTCAGCGCCTTTGCTGTATCGCTGCTCAACCATCCTTACGAAGAAAGCGAACGCTGGGCCGCCGATTTTAGTCCCAATACCGGTTACCAGCGCGACCTTTTCAAACAAAGCTTCGAGGCTTTTTCACAGGTAATCAGCAAAGGGAATGAAAAGGACCTGAACAAATACAAACTCATTTCAGAAGACCGGACCAATCAAAAAGTAGCATCGGCCATTCAATACCTCAAACTGAAAAAGATTCGCCGCATGCTGTTGCAAAACCAGAATGATATGGCAGGTCCCCTGAGTGATCATAAATTCAAGGAGCTTCATTTTATCCATAAATCGTTAAAAGATATGGAACGGGAGATTACCAATATTTTGGGAACCGTGATCCTGCATTAG
- a CDS encoding DNA-3-methyladenine glycosylase I, with the protein MSFYCTFVKEKGKGTVHEVYHDTEYGFPLESDNELFARLVLEINQAGLSWETILKKKEAFYTAFDQFDIKKVSRYTQKKFDALMADAGIIRNRLKIQAAIENAKVITGMQKEFGSFKNWLDQHHPKTKDEWVKLFKKHFRFTGGEIVNEFLMSTGYLPGCHAEDCPTYKKILKKKPMWMRVV; encoded by the coding sequence ATGTCATTTTACTGCACATTTGTTAAGGAAAAGGGAAAAGGGACGGTTCATGAGGTTTATCACGATACCGAATACGGCTTTCCGCTGGAATCGGATAACGAGTTATTTGCCCGGCTGGTGCTGGAGATCAACCAGGCGGGTTTAAGCTGGGAAACAATCCTGAAAAAGAAAGAAGCGTTCTACACCGCGTTCGACCAGTTTGATATTAAAAAGGTGAGCCGGTACACACAAAAAAAGTTCGATGCACTGATGGCGGATGCCGGTATCATCCGGAACCGGCTGAAAATTCAGGCTGCCATTGAGAATGCCAAAGTAATCACCGGTATGCAAAAGGAATTTGGGTCTTTTAAAAACTGGCTGGATCAACATCATCCCAAAACAAAGGACGAGTGGGTAAAACTGTTTAAAAAGCATTTTAGGTTTACCGGGGGCGAAATTGTCAACGAGTTCCTGATGAGCACCGGTTACCTGCCCGGCTGTCATGCAGAAGATTGCCCTACGTATAAAAAGATCCTTAAGAAGAAGCCCATGTGGATGAGAGTTGTTTAA
- a CDS encoding dienelactone hydrolase family protein: protein MDENKSKFHIKRSIMRSCYLLFLILFTAQCLKAQKVTGRNYPVGFTTKSVVDSSRTYKPDTKTGDPLHYRIVDLDLWYPAYEHPADSMLRVNDLLGLLETRANFYSGSNIGNGIALQLAQFFSETFKCGSPVELLHFKTSSRRNAAAAKGRFPLVIYMTAFNGMSYENFYLFEQLARKGIVVVSISSIGRFPGDMTMKSQDLMEQVRDAETAVKMLRMDSNIDFKNVGIVGYSWGGLAGVLLANKIEGLRCLVSLEGSEFHHYGNDKKGDEDFDEIKKNEAFKKMRLMLPYLRLESAPPANPVKKDSVYNFSGHHILHAQIFTIDFAKHEDFDCFSYIVPKAGGCPGNMRYLSALKLTAAFLEEHLQNKGKFAKAVNEALGRTIKDKGFNKD from the coding sequence ATGGATGAAAATAAGAGTAAATTTCATATTAAAAGATCAATAATGAGAAGCTGCTATTTATTGTTTTTAATATTGTTTACTGCCCAATGTTTAAAGGCACAAAAAGTGACCGGTCGAAATTACCCGGTAGGGTTTACCACCAAAAGCGTTGTTGATTCTTCAAGAACATACAAGCCTGATACAAAAACAGGCGATCCATTGCATTACAGAATTGTCGATTTAGATCTCTGGTACCCTGCTTATGAGCATCCGGCCGATAGTATGTTGCGCGTGAATGACCTCCTTGGATTACTTGAAACACGCGCTAATTTTTATTCCGGATCAAACATCGGGAACGGAATAGCGCTGCAACTAGCTCAATTTTTCAGTGAAACTTTCAAATGCGGGTCTCCGGTCGAATTGCTTCATTTCAAAACAAGTAGCCGCAGGAACGCCGCCGCTGCTAAAGGCAGGTTTCCCCTTGTTATATATATGACAGCTTTTAATGGGATGAGTTATGAAAACTTCTACCTGTTTGAGCAATTAGCAAGAAAGGGGATCGTTGTTGTATCGATAAGTTCAATTGGTCGTTTTCCGGGAGATATGACTATGAAATCGCAGGACCTCATGGAACAGGTAAGAGATGCAGAAACCGCTGTTAAAATGCTGAGAATGGACTCAAATATTGACTTTAAGAACGTTGGAATTGTTGGGTACAGCTGGGGAGGGTTGGCCGGCGTCCTGTTGGCAAACAAAATCGAAGGATTGCGTTGCCTGGTTTCCCTCGAAGGATCAGAGTTTCATCATTATGGAAACGACAAAAAAGGCGATGAGGATTTCGATGAGATCAAAAAGAATGAAGCGTTTAAAAAAATGCGGTTAATGCTGCCCTATCTCCGGCTGGAGAGTGCGCCGCCAGCAAATCCCGTTAAAAAGGATTCTGTTTATAATTTTTCAGGCCATCATATTCTCCATGCTCAAATCTTTACTATCGATTTTGCAAAGCATGAAGATTTTGATTGTTTCTCGTATATAGTTCCTAAGGCCGGCGGTTGCCCGGGTAATATGCGTTATTTATCGGCGCTGAAATTGACTGCAGCTTTTTTGGAAGAGCATCTTCAGAATAAAGGAAAATTTGCTAAAGCCGTAAATGAAGCGCTTGGGAGAACGATAAAAGACAAAGGATTCAATAAGGACTGA
- a CDS encoding LytR/AlgR family response regulator transcription factor — MKAVIIEDESLIAEEMKANITVLAGDVQVIEMLPSLKTARKWFMSNAVPDLLFMDIRLGDGLSFELFDEFTLQCPVIFCTAYEEYAIRAFKVNGVDYLLKPVQEEDLKRAIDKVRSMSADKSFIPGNLQQLMQYFSNPSLAKTQYKERFVINSGSKWAPVETKDIALFYKDNLNYVYTFNGDRFIYDFSALEDIEEVLDPAVFFRANRQAIINIYSIQSVKPHGNQKLVIQLKHPLKLEIDISREKAPLFKKWIDR; from the coding sequence ATGAAAGCTGTAATTATAGAAGATGAAAGCCTGATTGCGGAAGAAATGAAGGCGAATATTACTGTGCTGGCCGGCGATGTGCAGGTGATCGAAATGCTGCCCAGTCTAAAAACGGCCCGTAAATGGTTTATGAGCAATGCTGTACCCGATTTGCTGTTTATGGATATCCGTTTAGGTGATGGATTGAGTTTTGAGCTCTTTGACGAGTTTACATTGCAGTGCCCGGTTATTTTCTGCACAGCTTATGAAGAATATGCCATCCGCGCATTTAAAGTAAACGGTGTGGACTACTTGCTAAAACCAGTACAGGAGGAAGATCTGAAGCGAGCCATTGATAAAGTAAGAAGCATGAGCGCGGATAAAAGCTTTATTCCGGGCAACCTGCAGCAGCTGATGCAATATTTTTCCAACCCTTCGCTTGCAAAAACACAATATAAAGAACGGTTTGTAATCAATTCCGGTAGTAAATGGGCGCCGGTGGAAACAAAGGATATCGCGCTTTTTTATAAGGATAATCTTAATTATGTATATACCTTCAACGGGGATCGGTTTATCTACGATTTTTCGGCATTGGAAGATATCGAAGAAGTGCTGGATCCTGCTGTTTTTTTCAGAGCGAACCGACAGGCCATTATCAATATTTACTCCATCCAGTCGGTAAAACCGCATGGTAATCAAAAACTGGTCATCCAATTAAAACACCCCTTAAAGCTTGAAATTGACATCAGCCGCGAGAAAGCGCCGTTGTTTAAAAAATGGATCGACCGGTAA
- a CDS encoding sensor histidine kinase: MKKSILVLLLFFGGRLPAQQPAVFHQITTADGLNDGWIHAICQDKYGYMWFASGGALNRYNGRTIKQFGYDRTDSTSPPASVCSAIACGADGRLWFSFWNEIVEFDYSSFAFRKIKKASGFNVNTIVPVAADRLYLVSRSGLRCYNPVADRFEALSGDAASSRLLKTIKAGSAFLKGSDLYIGGDGCYVIYNVRSGMASYHEVKALEGKAVNKIMVSASGDLWLASHAGFRLLRIDGQTHQTEVLDHFLVKDQRDVKSLVNGFAEDERHTIWIITNLNGVLCYNPQQKKLEHYRYDPGAKNSLLSNLMYSIWRGKDKRIWLGTDIGVNYIDQQRNIFRVGYPFGNARAHAVTRGIEEDHEGNLWFTTGNGISRYNVREGTYKVWQNQPGKQDMIYFNSVRAVVEDINHDIWVATGAGVNRLNRATGGMDFLTIKDSIPQSFYFSANKTSDGTVWFGARDYDGLYFYLPAEKKFHSITSHPVLKKYAGYAVRFVFEDRRKRIWFGYNGDGLSLYDPATGTTQLWRSTDKTPNTIIGDVVVSINEDKSGRIWVATLNGITCIDTDKYTFTSYTVKNGLPSNSVGGIAVDDRNRIWLGTAAGMVMLEQSRRFFTPIGAGAGLLITDFVEHPAFKLKNGEYIMPSRKGYVQFDPLQYKTDSSAVNCFIADIGIGGNKHIPMRRINGNGAIALKDDENFFTIELEAVHFNAPLWYAYKMEGLEKDWHYTQDPKVVYSSVPGGDYTFKYKASTNISDWGGREKQLRLQVADVFYKTGWFKIIVFLLIVASAFMTYRFRMNKQRQIMSLETKAESLEKEKTLVQYESLKQHLNPHFLFNSLTALRSLIKTDAKTATAFLDGMSRVYRYVLKSDEQELVYLGDELGFVTTFVELQKIRFKEGLAVAIEVPDAFLNKYMVPVTLQNLVENAIKHNTADIDSPLRICIYTETDYVVVRNNLQRYRIVETSNKRGLANLQTLYRYYSDKPVQIIEDGRFFIVKIPLL; encoded by the coding sequence ATGAAAAAGAGCATCCTTGTTTTGCTGCTGTTTTTTGGAGGCCGGCTGCCTGCGCAGCAACCGGCTGTCTTTCATCAGATTACCACTGCCGATGGTTTGAACGATGGCTGGATTCATGCCATCTGCCAGGATAAATATGGCTACATGTGGTTTGCTTCGGGTGGTGCATTAAATCGTTATAATGGAAGAACGATCAAACAGTTTGGTTACGACCGTACCGACAGTACATCGCCCCCGGCTTCGGTTTGTAGCGCGATTGCCTGTGGCGCCGACGGCCGGCTCTGGTTTAGTTTTTGGAACGAGATCGTGGAATTTGACTATTCCTCTTTTGCATTCCGGAAGATAAAAAAGGCCTCCGGTTTTAATGTAAACACAATTGTGCCCGTTGCCGCCGACCGGTTATACCTGGTGTCAAGATCCGGTTTGCGCTGCTATAATCCCGTTGCCGACCGGTTTGAAGCGCTGAGCGGTGACGCTGCCTCCAGCCGGTTATTGAAAACAATAAAGGCCGGCAGCGCGTTTTTGAAAGGAAGCGACCTGTATATCGGCGGCGATGGCTGTTATGTGATTTATAACGTACGATCGGGAATGGCCAGTTATCACGAAGTAAAAGCGCTGGAAGGAAAAGCTGTTAATAAAATTATGGTATCGGCTTCCGGCGATCTTTGGCTGGCCAGCCATGCCGGTTTCCGCTTGCTGCGGATTGACGGGCAAACGCACCAGACGGAGGTGCTGGACCATTTCCTGGTGAAAGACCAGCGCGATGTAAAAAGTCTTGTAAATGGATTTGCCGAAGATGAACGTCATACGATCTGGATCATTACCAACCTGAATGGGGTGCTTTGTTATAACCCGCAGCAAAAAAAGCTGGAGCATTACCGGTATGATCCGGGCGCAAAAAATTCGTTGCTCAGTAACCTGATGTATTCCATCTGGAGGGGGAAGGATAAAAGGATCTGGCTGGGGACGGATATCGGTGTTAATTATATAGATCAGCAGCGGAATATATTCCGGGTGGGGTATCCCTTTGGCAACGCCCGGGCACATGCTGTTACCCGGGGCATTGAAGAAGACCATGAAGGAAACCTTTGGTTTACCACCGGAAACGGCATCTCCAGGTACAATGTGCGGGAGGGCACCTACAAGGTTTGGCAAAACCAGCCCGGCAAGCAGGATATGATCTATTTCAACTCCGTTCGTGCCGTTGTGGAAGATATAAATCATGATATCTGGGTGGCTACGGGAGCAGGAGTGAATCGCCTGAACCGGGCAACCGGCGGCATGGATTTCCTCACCATTAAAGATTCTATACCGCAGTCGTTTTATTTTAGCGCGAACAAAACAAGTGACGGTACGGTATGGTTTGGCGCGCGGGATTATGACGGGCTTTATTTTTATCTGCCGGCGGAAAAGAAATTTCACAGTATCACCAGCCACCCTGTATTGAAAAAGTATGCCGGGTATGCGGTGCGTTTTGTTTTCGAGGATCGCAGAAAAAGAATTTGGTTTGGTTATAACGGCGATGGCTTGTCGTTGTATGATCCGGCAACCGGCACCACCCAACTTTGGCGAAGCACAGACAAAACACCCAATACCATTATCGGTGATGTGGTTGTTAGTATTAACGAAGATAAATCCGGCAGGATATGGGTAGCTACCCTGAATGGCATTACCTGCATCGATACCGACAAATATACCTTTACCTCTTATACGGTAAAGAATGGCTTGCCCAGTAACAGTGTGGGAGGGATTGCTGTTGACGATCGTAACCGGATCTGGCTGGGTACAGCGGCTGGTATGGTCATGCTGGAACAATCAAGACGCTTTTTTACCCCCATAGGCGCCGGTGCAGGATTGCTGATTACCGATTTTGTGGAGCATCCGGCTTTTAAATTAAAGAACGGTGAATATATAATGCCTTCCCGTAAAGGCTATGTACAGTTTGATCCCTTACAGTATAAGACGGATAGCAGCGCTGTTAACTGTTTTATTGCCGATATCGGTATCGGCGGAAATAAACATATCCCCATGCGCAGGATCAATGGGAACGGTGCCATTGCATTGAAAGATGATGAAAACTTTTTTACTATTGAACTGGAGGCGGTACATTTCAATGCGCCTTTGTGGTATGCCTATAAAATGGAAGGCCTCGAAAAAGACTGGCACTATACACAAGACCCGAAAGTGGTATATAGCAGTGTACCAGGTGGTGATTATACGTTTAAATATAAGGCCTCTACCAATATAAGCGACTGGGGTGGTAGGGAAAAGCAGCTCAGGTTACAGGTAGCCGATGTTTTTTACAAAACCGGGTGGTTTAAAATCATTGTGTTCCTGCTCATCGTTGCTTCGGCTTTTATGACTTACCGTTTCCGAATGAACAAGCAGCGGCAGATCATGAGTCTTGAAACAAAAGCTGAATCGTTGGAAAAAGAAAAGACGCTGGTGCAATATGAAAGTTTAAAACAACATTTGAACCCGCATTTCCTGTTTAACTCGTTAACCGCCTTGCGCAGTTTGATTAAAACGGACGCCAAAACCGCCACCGCCTTCCTGGATGGAATGAGCAGGGTGTACCGCTATGTGTTAAAGAGCGATGAACAGGAGCTGGTGTACCTTGGGGACGAGCTCGGATTTGTTACCACCTTTGTAGAGTTACAGAAGATCCGTTTTAAAGAAGGGTTGGCAGTGGCTATTGAGGTGCCTGATGCATTCCTTAATAAATATATGGTGCCCGTAACGCTGCAGAACCTAGTGGAAAATGCGATAAAACATAATACAGCGGATATAGACAGTCCGCTGCGGATTTGCATTTATACAGAGACGGATTATGTGGTTGTGCGCAATAACCTGCAGCGGTACCGCATCGTTGAAACAAGCAATAAACGGGGCCTGGCCAATCTGCAAACCCTGTACCGTTATTATTCCGATAAGCCGGTGCAGATCATTGAAGACGGCCGGTTTTTTATTGTTAAAATACCCTTATTATGA